A region of Caminibacter pacificus DNA encodes the following proteins:
- a CDS encoding type II secretion system protein — protein MRKAFSMIEIIIALIVASFVAYIGLQKFLDSQKEKYDNEFLSKMNVFVSSALLDATTGYPNGTGGYCSNDNSYTGLTAQRAVKCIGWEKAYSVGGTDPKSYIYKLDVLNSISADGCYIYLREPLSTDTNNIFYMYVDCSNYKGNKQMIEDLISTDIKRNFYQYLQNVDRKASSVDYSADATNAFVDSGTDSDGKVGFQFKN, from the coding sequence ATGAGAAAAGCGTTTTCAATGATTGAAATAATTATAGCTCTAATAGTTGCTTCATTTGTTGCTTATATCGGCTTACAAAAATTTCTCGATAGCCAAAAGGAAAAATACGACAATGAATTCTTAAGCAAAATGAACGTATTTGTCAGTAGTGCTCTTTTAGACGCTACAACGGGTTACCCGAACGGAACGGGAGGGTATTGTAGTAATGATAATAGCTATACGGGACTCACCGCTCAAAGAGCTGTAAAATGTATCGGTTGGGAAAAAGCATATTCGGTTGGGGGAACGGACCCTAAAAGTTATATTTATAAGCTTGACGTACTTAATAGCATAAGTGCGGACGGGTGTTATATTTATCTAAGGGAGCCTTTATCAACCGATACGAACAATATTTTTTATATGTATGTTGATTGTAGCAATTATAAAGGCAATAAACAAATGATTGAAGATTTAATTTCGACAGATATTAAAAGAAATTTTTATCAATATCTACAAAATGTTGATAGAAAAGCCTCATCGGTTGATTATTCGGCTGATGCGACAAATGCGTTTGTAGATAGTGGAACGGATAGCGACGGAAAAGTTGGTTTTCAATTTAAGAACTAA